In a genomic window of Streptomyces pristinaespiralis:
- a CDS encoding pyridoxal phosphate-dependent decarboxylase family protein, giving the protein MRSHLLNDMTAERYRRSVTEGVERVANRLATTRRPFTGVTPDELAPVVSAIDLDRPLGDASAALDELEDVYLRDAVYFHSPRYLAHLNCPVVIPAVLGEAVLSAVNSSLDTWDQSAGGTLIERRLIDWTAQRIGLGPAADGVFTSGGTQSNLQALLLARQEAKTTDLAKLRIFSSECSHFSVQKSATLLGLGPEAVVSIPVDRDKRMQTVALAAELERCRAEGLVPMAVVATAGTTDFGSIDPLPEIAELAGLYETWMHVDAAYGCGLLVSPARRHLLDGIEHADSVTVDYHKSFFQPVSSSAVLVRDAATLRHATYHADYLNPRPTVEVGAPPASGGLRGRIPNQVDKSLQTTRRFDALKLWMTLRVMGADGVGQLFDEVCDLAAAGWELLAADPRYDVVVRPQLSTLVYRYIPRSVTDPVLIDRANLHARKALFASGEAVVAGTKVGGRQYLKFTLLNPETTTEDIAAVLDLIAGHAEQFLGENLVHAS; this is encoded by the coding sequence ATGCGCTCGCACCTGCTCAATGACATGACGGCGGAGCGTTACCGGCGCTCCGTGACCGAAGGAGTCGAGCGGGTGGCGAACCGACTCGCCACGACCCGACGGCCGTTCACCGGAGTCACCCCCGACGAGCTCGCCCCGGTCGTCTCCGCGATCGACCTCGACCGGCCGCTCGGAGACGCCTCCGCCGCCCTGGACGAGCTGGAGGACGTGTACCTCCGGGACGCCGTCTACTTCCACTCCCCCCGCTACCTCGCCCACCTCAACTGCCCGGTCGTCATCCCGGCCGTGCTCGGCGAAGCGGTCCTCTCCGCGGTCAACTCCTCCCTGGACACCTGGGACCAGAGCGCCGGCGGCACCCTCATCGAGCGCCGCCTGATCGACTGGACCGCCCAGCGGATCGGTCTCGGCCCGGCCGCCGACGGCGTGTTCACCAGCGGCGGCACCCAGTCCAACCTCCAGGCCCTGCTGCTGGCCCGCCAGGAGGCCAAGACCACCGACCTGGCGAAACTGCGCATCTTCAGCTCCGAGTGCAGCCACTTCAGCGTCCAGAAGTCGGCCACCCTTCTCGGGCTCGGCCCCGAGGCCGTCGTCTCGATACCCGTCGACCGCGACAAGCGGATGCAGACCGTGGCGCTCGCCGCGGAGCTGGAGCGCTGCCGCGCCGAGGGCCTCGTCCCGATGGCCGTCGTCGCGACCGCGGGCACCACCGACTTCGGTTCCATCGACCCGCTGCCGGAGATCGCCGAGCTCGCGGGGCTGTACGAGACCTGGATGCACGTCGACGCGGCGTACGGCTGCGGACTGCTCGTCTCACCCGCCCGCCGTCATCTCCTCGACGGCATCGAGCACGCCGACTCCGTCACCGTCGACTACCACAAGTCCTTCTTCCAGCCGGTGAGTTCGTCGGCGGTACTGGTGCGGGACGCGGCCACACTGCGCCACGCCACCTACCACGCCGACTACCTCAACCCGCGGCCCACCGTGGAAGTGGGGGCACCTCCCGCGTCCGGAGGACTGCGGGGGAGGATTCCGAACCAGGTCGACAAGTCCCTGCAGACCACCCGGCGCTTCGACGCGCTCAAGCTGTGGATGACGCTGCGGGTGATGGGCGCCGACGGAGTGGGGCAGCTCTTCGACGAGGTGTGCGACCTCGCCGCCGCCGGCTGGGAGCTGCTCGCCGCCGATCCGCGCTACGACGTGGTCGTGCGGCCGCAGCTGTCCACCCTGGTCTACCGCTACATCCCGCGCTCCGTCACGGACCCCGTCCTGATCGACCGGGCCAACCTCCACGCCCGCAAGGCGCTGTTCGCGTCGGGCGAGGCCGTCGTCGCCGGCACCAAGGTCGGCGGGCGCCAGTACCTGAAGTTCACCCTGCTCAATCCCGAGACGACGACCGAAGACATCGCCGCCGTCCTCGACCTGATCGCCGGCCACGCCGAGCAGTTCCTTGGAGAGAACCTTGTCCACGCCTCTTGA
- a CDS encoding siderophore-interacting protein — MTTEAEIAPFRFFDLQVARTRRLGPSLVRVTFTGQTPDGLRDFVAGGRDQSLSLFLPHPGQPAPVVPVDAGDGGAIFAAWRALPDDVRAVMRSYTVREQRVEDGEVDIDFAVHEDGGPACRWALAAEPGHKVMVLGPAVADNTGVRCRPPEDTDWVLIWADETALPAASAILEWLPAGRKAKVWLEVPHAGDRLAPATDADADITWLVRDEGAPSAVEAVADAELPEGVGYAWIAGESGSIKALRRHLVNDREFDRRKVTFIGYWKRGVSEDGLREEPEEAAE; from the coding sequence ATGACGACCGAGGCCGAGATCGCCCCGTTCCGTTTCTTCGACCTGCAGGTTGCGCGGACAAGGCGGCTCGGCCCGTCGCTCGTCCGCGTCACCTTCACGGGACAGACGCCGGACGGGCTGCGGGACTTCGTGGCCGGCGGCCGCGACCAGTCCCTGTCGCTGTTCCTTCCGCACCCGGGCCAGCCGGCCCCGGTCGTCCCCGTCGACGCGGGTGACGGCGGCGCCATCTTCGCCGCCTGGCGCGCGCTTCCCGACGACGTACGGGCGGTGATGCGCTCGTACACGGTCCGGGAACAGCGTGTCGAGGACGGCGAGGTGGACATCGACTTCGCCGTGCACGAGGACGGCGGACCGGCGTGCCGCTGGGCCCTGGCCGCCGAGCCCGGCCACAAGGTGATGGTGCTCGGCCCCGCGGTCGCCGACAACACCGGCGTGCGCTGCCGGCCGCCCGAGGACACCGACTGGGTGCTGATCTGGGCGGACGAGACGGCGCTGCCCGCCGCCTCGGCGATCCTGGAGTGGCTGCCCGCCGGCCGGAAGGCAAAGGTCTGGCTCGAGGTGCCGCACGCGGGTGACCGGCTGGCGCCGGCGACCGACGCGGACGCCGACATCACCTGGCTCGTCCGGGACGAGGGGGCGCCCTCGGCCGTGGAGGCCGTCGCCGACGCCGAGTTGCCCGAGGGCGTCGGCTACGCCTGGATCGCGGGCGAGTCCGGGAGCATCAAGGCGCTGCGGCGACACCTGGTGAACGACCGTGAGTTCGACCGCCGGAAGGTCACCTTCATCGGCTACTGGAAGCGCGGCGTGAGCGAGGACGGCCTCCGCGAGGAGCCCGAGGAAGCGGCCGAATGA
- a CDS encoding ABC transporter substrate-binding protein yields MPNARASHLTRRGLLSAGGALGLGVALAACGQETKGKKGDSDKAAAKSGPWSFTDDRGQKSESKAAPKNIVAFTGTAAALFDYGVEVTGVFGPTKTADGKADVQAGDMDISKVEILGNVWGEFNVEKYAALAPELLVTDMWEKDALWYVPDQSKDKILKLAPSVALWAAQINMPGALQRRADLAESLGADMKAKKVTDAKARFEKAAERLRQAAKAKPNLKVLIGSGSQDLFYVSVPKMSADTLYFQELGVKFVEPKPNAQGFFEELSWENAGKYDADIIMLDNRTGTLQPDTLKAKPTWAGLPAVKAGQVVPRVTEPIYSYDKCAPILEDLAKAIENAKKVS; encoded by the coding sequence ATGCCCAACGCCCGAGCTTCCCATCTCACTCGACGAGGCCTGCTCTCCGCCGGCGGCGCCCTCGGGCTCGGCGTGGCGCTCGCCGCGTGCGGCCAGGAGACGAAGGGCAAAAAGGGCGACTCCGACAAGGCCGCCGCGAAGTCCGGCCCTTGGTCCTTCACCGACGACCGCGGCCAGAAGTCCGAGTCGAAGGCCGCCCCGAAGAACATCGTCGCCTTCACCGGCACCGCCGCCGCCCTGTTCGACTACGGGGTCGAGGTCACCGGCGTGTTCGGCCCGACCAAGACCGCCGACGGCAAGGCCGACGTCCAGGCCGGCGACATGGACATCAGCAAGGTCGAGATCCTGGGCAACGTCTGGGGCGAGTTCAACGTCGAGAAGTACGCGGCCCTCGCGCCGGAGCTCCTGGTGACGGACATGTGGGAGAAGGACGCCCTCTGGTACGTGCCGGACCAGTCCAAGGACAAGATCCTCAAGCTGGCCCCGAGCGTCGCCCTGTGGGCCGCCCAGATCAACATGCCGGGCGCCCTCCAGCGCCGCGCGGACCTCGCGGAGTCCCTGGGCGCCGACATGAAGGCCAAGAAGGTCACCGACGCCAAGGCCCGCTTCGAGAAGGCCGCGGAGCGGCTGCGCCAGGCCGCCAAGGCCAAGCCGAACCTGAAGGTCCTCATCGGCTCCGGCAGCCAGGACCTCTTCTACGTCTCCGTCCCCAAGATGTCGGCGGACACGCTCTACTTCCAGGAGCTGGGCGTGAAGTTCGTCGAGCCCAAGCCGAACGCCCAGGGCTTCTTCGAGGAGCTCAGCTGGGAGAACGCCGGCAAGTACGACGCCGACATCATCATGCTCGACAACCGCACCGGCACCCTGCAGCCCGACACCCTGAAGGCCAAGCCCACCTGGGCCGGGCTCCCCGCGGTGAAGGCCGGTCAGGTCGTCCCGCGTGTCACCGAGCCGATCTACTCGTACGACAAGTGCGCGCCGATCCTCGAGGACCTCGCGAAGGCCATCGAGAACGCCAAGAAGGTCTCCTGA
- a CDS encoding acyl-CoA dehydrogenase family protein has protein sequence MSLDHRLSAEHEELRRTVEQFAHDVIAPKIGDFYERHEFPYEIVREMGRMGLFGLPFPEEYGGMGGDYLALGIALEELARVDSSVAITLEAGVSLGAMPIHLFGTEEQKRQWLPRLCSGELLGAFGLTEPDGGSDAGGTRTTAVRDGDEWVINGSKCFITNSGTDITGLVTVTAVTGRKEDGRPEISAIIVPSGTPGFTVAAPYSKVGWNASDTRELSFADVRVPVANLLGQEGRGYAQFLRILDEGRIAISALATGLAQGCVDESVKYARERHAFGRPIGSNQAIQFKIADMEMKAHMARVGWRDAASRLVHGEPFKKEAAVAKLYSSTVAVDNAREATQIHGGYGFMNEYPVARMWRDSKILEIGEGTSEVQRMLIARELGLTG, from the coding sequence ATGTCCCTGGATCACCGGCTGTCCGCCGAGCACGAGGAACTCCGCCGTACGGTCGAGCAGTTCGCCCACGACGTGATAGCCCCGAAGATCGGCGACTTCTACGAGCGGCACGAGTTCCCGTACGAGATCGTCCGCGAGATGGGCCGTATGGGCCTGTTCGGGCTGCCCTTCCCCGAGGAGTACGGGGGCATGGGCGGCGACTATCTGGCCCTCGGTATCGCCCTGGAGGAGCTGGCCCGCGTCGACTCCTCCGTGGCCATCACGCTGGAGGCCGGCGTCTCGCTGGGCGCGATGCCGATCCACCTCTTCGGCACCGAGGAGCAGAAGCGGCAGTGGCTGCCGCGGCTGTGCTCCGGTGAGCTGCTGGGCGCCTTCGGCCTGACGGAGCCTGACGGCGGCTCCGACGCCGGCGGCACCAGGACCACCGCCGTACGGGACGGCGACGAGTGGGTCATCAACGGCTCCAAGTGCTTCATCACCAACTCGGGCACCGACATCACCGGTCTCGTCACCGTCACCGCGGTGACGGGCCGCAAGGAGGACGGGCGTCCGGAGATCTCCGCGATCATCGTCCCCTCCGGGACGCCGGGGTTCACGGTGGCCGCCCCTTACTCCAAGGTCGGCTGGAACGCCTCCGACACGCGTGAGCTGTCCTTCGCCGACGTGCGTGTCCCGGTCGCCAACCTGCTGGGCCAGGAGGGCCGCGGGTACGCGCAGTTCCTGCGCATCCTCGACGAGGGCCGCATCGCGATCTCCGCGCTGGCGACCGGCCTGGCGCAGGGATGTGTGGACGAGTCCGTGAAGTACGCGCGGGAGCGGCACGCGTTCGGCAGGCCGATCGGTTCGAACCAGGCCATCCAGTTCAAGATCGCGGACATGGAGATGAAGGCCCATATGGCGCGCGTCGGCTGGCGGGACGCGGCGTCGCGACTGGTGCACGGCGAGCCGTTCAAGAAGGAGGCGGCCGTCGCCAAGCTGTACTCGTCGACGGTGGCGGTGGACAACGCCCGTGAGGCGACCCAGATCCACGGCGGCTACGGCTTCATGAACGAGTATCCGGTGGCCCGTATGTGGCGCGACTCCAAGATCCTGGAGATCGGCGAGGGCACCAGCGAGGTCCAGCGGATGCTGATCGCAAGGGAGTTGGGTCTCACCGGCTGA
- a CDS encoding hydroxymethylglutaryl-CoA lyase → MTGTEGLPMTVHGRGLPDRVRIHEVGPRDGLQNEKSVVPTEIKAEFIRRLAASGLTTVEATSFVHPKWVPQLADAEKLFPMVSSLAGVRLPVLVPNDRGLDRALGLGAREVAVFASATESFAKANLNRTVDEALAMFEPVVTRAVEHGLRVRGYLSMCFGDPWEGPVPLAQVVRVCRRLVDMGCDELSLGDTIGVATPGHVAALLTELGGAGVPVDRLAVHFHDTYGQALANTLAALQHGVGVVDSSAGGLGGCPYAKSATGNLATEDLVWMLHGLGIETGVDLGRLTATSVWMAEQLGRPSPSRTVRALSHKE, encoded by the coding sequence ATGACCGGTACCGAAGGACTGCCGATGACCGTCCACGGCCGGGGTCTTCCCGACCGTGTGCGCATCCACGAGGTCGGTCCCCGTGACGGCCTGCAGAACGAGAAGTCGGTGGTGCCGACGGAGATCAAGGCGGAGTTCATCCGCCGCCTCGCCGCATCGGGGCTGACCACCGTCGAGGCGACGAGCTTCGTCCACCCCAAGTGGGTGCCCCAACTGGCCGACGCGGAGAAGCTGTTCCCGATGGTGAGCTCCCTCGCCGGTGTGCGGCTGCCGGTCCTGGTCCCCAACGACCGGGGCCTGGACCGGGCGCTCGGCCTCGGCGCCCGCGAGGTCGCCGTGTTCGCCAGCGCCACGGAGTCCTTCGCCAAGGCCAATCTCAACCGCACGGTCGACGAGGCGCTCGCCATGTTCGAGCCGGTCGTGACGCGGGCCGTGGAGCACGGACTGCGGGTGCGCGGCTATCTGAGCATGTGCTTCGGCGACCCGTGGGAGGGCCCGGTCCCCCTCGCGCAGGTCGTCCGCGTCTGCCGACGGCTGGTCGACATGGGCTGCGACGAGCTGAGCCTCGGCGACACGATCGGTGTCGCCACGCCCGGCCATGTGGCGGCCCTGCTGACCGAGCTGGGCGGCGCCGGGGTCCCGGTCGACCGGCTCGCCGTGCACTTCCACGACACGTACGGCCAGGCCCTCGCCAACACCCTCGCCGCGCTCCAGCACGGCGTCGGCGTCGTCGACTCGTCCGCGGGCGGCCTCGGCGGCTGCCCGTACGCGAAGAGCGCGACCGGGAACCTCGCCACCGAGGACCTCGTGTGGATGCTTCACGGCCTCGGCATCGAAACCGGGGTCGATCTCGGCCGGCTCACCGCCACGAGCGTGTGGATGGCCGAACAACTGGGCCGCCCCAGCCCTTCCCGTACCGTCCGCGCCCTCTCCCACAAGGAGTGA
- a CDS encoding acetyl-CoA carboxylase biotin carboxylase subunit, with amino-acid sequence MFDTVLVANRGEIAVRVIRTLRSLGVRSVAVFSDADAGARHVREADTAVRIGPAPAAESYLSIERLLDAATRTGAQAVHPGYGFLAENAGFAQACAEAGLVFIGPPPSAISLMGDKIRAKETVKAAGVPVVPGSSGSGLSDEELAAAAREIGMPVLLKPSAGGGGKGMRLTRVESALMDEIAAARREARASFGDDTLLVERWIDRPRHIEIQVLADGHGNVVHLGERECSLQRRHQKIIEEAPSVLLDEATRTAMGEAAVQAARSCGYRGAGTVEFIVPGTDPSQYYFMEMNTRLQVEHPVTELITGLDLVEWQLRVAAGERLAFTQDDVTLTGHAIEARICAEDPSRGFLPSGGTVLRLREPQGEGVRTDSGLSEGSEVGSLYDPMLSKVIAYGPDRPTALRKLRAALADTVTLGVPTNAGFLRRLLAHPAVVAGEMDTGLVEREAEGLVPVGVPDEVYEAAAAVRAAALAPRPDGAGWTDPFSVPSGWRTGGEPAPLAFPLRVPGSDPVDHAVRRQATPRVEAHTVSVEVHGVTHTFHRAGDWLGRDGDSWHVMDHDPVEASLSGAARSGVDTLAAPMPGTVTVVKVAVGDVVAAGQSLLVVEAMKMEHVISAPHAGTVTELDVVAGSTVAMDQVLAVVTPEETGETGESGTTGGEATA; translated from the coding sequence ATGTTCGACACCGTTCTGGTGGCCAACAGGGGCGAGATCGCCGTACGGGTCATCCGCACCCTGCGGTCCCTCGGCGTGCGCTCCGTGGCCGTCTTCAGCGACGCCGACGCCGGGGCGCGCCATGTGCGCGAGGCGGACACGGCCGTCCGCATCGGCCCGGCGCCGGCCGCCGAGAGCTACCTCTCCATCGAGAGGCTGCTCGACGCCGCGACCCGCACCGGCGCGCAGGCCGTGCACCCGGGCTACGGCTTCCTCGCGGAGAACGCGGGCTTCGCCCAGGCCTGTGCGGAGGCGGGGCTGGTCTTCATCGGCCCGCCGCCCTCCGCCATCTCCCTCATGGGCGACAAGATCCGCGCCAAGGAGACCGTGAAGGCGGCCGGCGTCCCGGTCGTGCCCGGATCGTCCGGCAGCGGGCTGAGCGACGAGGAACTGGCCGCCGCCGCACGCGAGATCGGCATGCCGGTGCTGCTCAAGCCCTCGGCGGGCGGCGGCGGAAAGGGCATGCGCCTCACCCGGGTGGAATCCGCCCTGATGGACGAGATCGCGGCGGCCAGGCGTGAGGCACGTGCCTCCTTCGGCGACGACACGCTGCTCGTCGAGCGGTGGATCGACCGCCCGCGGCACATCGAGATCCAGGTGCTGGCCGACGGCCACGGCAATGTGGTCCACCTCGGCGAGCGCGAGTGCTCGCTCCAGCGCCGTCACCAGAAGATCATCGAGGAGGCGCCGTCCGTCCTGCTGGACGAGGCGACGCGCACCGCGATGGGTGAGGCGGCCGTGCAGGCAGCCCGCTCCTGCGGCTACCGCGGCGCGGGCACGGTGGAGTTCATCGTGCCCGGCACGGACCCGTCGCAGTACTACTTCATGGAGATGAACACCCGTCTCCAGGTCGAGCACCCGGTCACCGAGCTGATCACCGGACTGGACCTGGTCGAGTGGCAGTTGCGGGTCGCGGCCGGCGAGCGGCTGGCGTTCACGCAGGACGACGTCACCCTCACGGGCCACGCGATCGAGGCCCGGATCTGCGCGGAGGACCCCTCCCGCGGCTTCCTCCCCTCCGGGGGGACGGTCCTGAGGCTCCGGGAGCCGCAGGGCGAGGGGGTACGCACCGACTCGGGCCTCAGCGAGGGCTCGGAGGTCGGCAGCCTGTACGACCCGATGCTGTCCAAGGTCATCGCCTACGGCCCCGACCGGCCGACCGCCCTGCGCAAGCTGCGCGCGGCCCTGGCCGACACGGTGACGCTCGGCGTCCCGACGAACGCCGGCTTCCTGCGACGTCTGCTGGCCCACCCGGCGGTCGTCGCCGGCGAGATGGACACCGGCCTCGTGGAGCGCGAGGCGGAGGGCCTGGTCCCGGTCGGCGTGCCGGACGAGGTGTACGAGGCCGCGGCGGCGGTCCGGGCCGCCGCTCTGGCACCGCGCCCGGACGGCGCCGGCTGGACCGACCCGTTCTCCGTGCCGAGCGGCTGGCGGACGGGCGGCGAACCGGCCCCGCTGGCCTTCCCCTTGCGCGTGCCCGGCTCGGACCCGGTCGACCACGCCGTCCGCCGGCAGGCGACGCCCCGGGTGGAGGCGCACACGGTCTCCGTGGAGGTGCACGGCGTCACGCACACCTTCCACCGGGCGGGCGACTGGCTCGGCCGGGACGGCGACTCCTGGCACGTGATGGACCACGACCCCGTCGAGGCGTCCCTGAGCGGCGCCGCCCGTTCGGGGGTGGACACCCTCGCGGCGCCGATGCCGGGCACGGTCACCGTCGTCAAGGTCGCCGTGGGTGACGTGGTGGCCGCCGGGCAGAGCCTGCTCGTGGTCGAGGCCATGAAGATGGAGCACGTGATCTCCGCCCCGCACGCGGGGACCGTCACGGAGCTCGACGTCGTCGCGGGCTCGACCGTCGCCATGGACCAGGTGCTCGCCGTGGTCACCCCGGAAGAGACCGGGGAGACCGGGGAGAGCGGCACGACCGGCGGGGAGGCGACGGCATGA
- a CDS encoding carboxyl transferase domain-containing protein — MQQAPVLASAADPASEAWQANEAAHQELADGLRSRLAAARLGGGEKARARHTARGKLLPRERVDTLLDPGSPFLELAPLAAEGMYGGQAPAAGVIAGIGRVSGREVVVVANDATVKGGTYYPMTVKKHLRAQEVALENRLPCVYLVDSGGAFLPMQDEVFPDRDHFGRIFYNQARMSGAGIPQIAAVLGSCTAGGAYVPAMSDEAVIVRNQGTIFLGGPPLVKAATGEVVTAEELGGGEVHSRVSGVTDHLAEDDAHALRIVRNIVATLPPRGPLPWQVEPAEEPKVDPAGLYGAVPVDSRTPYDAREIIARVVDASRFQEFKAEFGQTLVTGFARIHGHPVGIVANNGILFAESAQKGAHFIELCDQRGIPLLFLQNISGFMVGKDYEAGGIAKHGAKMVTAVACTRVPKLTVVVGGSYGAGNYSMCGRAYSPRFLWMWPNAKISVMGGEQAASVLATVKRDQLEGRGEQWSAEEEETFKDPIRAQYEQQGNAYYATARLWDDGVIDPMETRQVLGLALTACANAPLGDAGFGVFRM; from the coding sequence ATGCAGCAGGCACCAGTGCTGGCGAGCGCCGCGGATCCGGCCTCCGAGGCCTGGCAGGCCAATGAGGCGGCACACCAGGAGCTCGCCGACGGTCTGCGGTCCCGTCTCGCGGCGGCCCGCCTCGGCGGCGGCGAGAAGGCACGCGCCCGCCACACGGCGCGCGGCAAGCTGCTGCCCCGGGAGCGGGTGGACACCCTGCTCGACCCGGGGTCGCCGTTCCTCGAGCTGGCACCCCTCGCGGCCGAGGGGATGTACGGGGGGCAGGCCCCTGCCGCCGGCGTGATCGCCGGTATCGGCAGGGTCAGCGGCCGTGAGGTCGTGGTCGTCGCCAACGACGCCACCGTCAAGGGCGGCACGTACTACCCGATGACGGTGAAGAAGCACCTGCGGGCGCAGGAGGTGGCGCTGGAGAACCGCCTCCCCTGTGTCTACCTGGTGGACTCGGGCGGCGCGTTCCTGCCGATGCAGGACGAGGTCTTCCCCGACCGCGACCACTTCGGGCGCATCTTCTACAACCAGGCCCGGATGTCCGGCGCGGGGATCCCGCAGATCGCCGCGGTGCTGGGCTCGTGCACGGCGGGCGGCGCGTACGTCCCGGCGATGAGCGACGAGGCCGTGATCGTCCGCAATCAGGGCACCATCTTCCTGGGCGGCCCGCCGCTGGTGAAGGCCGCGACCGGCGAGGTCGTCACGGCGGAGGAGCTCGGCGGCGGTGAGGTCCACTCCCGCGTCTCCGGTGTCACCGACCACCTGGCGGAGGACGACGCGCACGCGCTGCGGATCGTCAGGAACATCGTGGCGACGCTGCCGCCGCGCGGCCCGCTGCCCTGGCAGGTCGAGCCCGCCGAGGAGCCTAAGGTCGACCCGGCGGGGCTGTACGGCGCGGTGCCGGTCGACTCCCGCACGCCGTACGACGCCCGCGAGATCATCGCCCGCGTCGTGGACGCGTCCCGCTTCCAGGAGTTCAAGGCCGAGTTCGGCCAGACGCTGGTCACCGGCTTCGCCCGGATCCACGGCCATCCGGTCGGCATCGTCGCCAACAACGGCATCCTCTTCGCCGAGTCCGCCCAGAAGGGCGCGCACTTCATCGAGCTCTGCGACCAGCGCGGCATTCCCCTCCTCTTCCTGCAGAACATCTCCGGCTTCATGGTCGGCAAGGACTACGAGGCGGGCGGCATCGCCAAGCACGGCGCCAAGATGGTCACCGCGGTGGCCTGCACCCGGGTGCCGAAGCTGACCGTGGTCGTCGGCGGTTCGTACGGCGCCGGCAACTACTCGATGTGCGGCCGGGCGTACAGCCCCCGCTTCCTGTGGATGTGGCCCAACGCCAAGATCTCGGTCATGGGCGGTGAGCAGGCCGCGTCCGTGCTGGCCACCGTCAAGCGCGACCAGCTCGAGGGCCGCGGAGAGCAGTGGTCCGCCGAGGAGGAGGAGACCTTCAAGGACCCGATCCGCGCCCAGTACGAACAGCAGGGCAACGCCTACTACGCGACGGCCCGCCTCTGGGACGACGGCGTGATCGACCCGATGGAGACCCGGCAGGTGCTGGGGCTCGCTCTGACCGCCTGTGCCAACGCCCCGTTGGGAGACGCCGGCTTCGGCGTCTTCCGGATGTGA
- a CDS encoding SACE_7040 family transcriptional regulator, whose translation MSTRTAAPTRREQILKEAARLFAERGFHGVGVDEIGAAVGISGPGLYRHFAGKDAMLAELLVGISERLLDGGRLRVEEAGTGPESVLASLIDGHIDFALDDRPLITLHDRELDRLRDSDRKLVRQLQRQYVELWVTVVRELHPEVAESEARAAVHAVFGLLNSTPHLGANGGGPLGRAATEDLLRRLAHGALASLAG comes from the coding sequence ATGAGCACCAGGACCGCGGCCCCGACCCGCCGTGAGCAGATCCTCAAGGAGGCCGCCCGCCTCTTCGCAGAGCGCGGCTTCCACGGCGTGGGCGTCGACGAGATAGGAGCCGCGGTCGGCATCAGCGGCCCCGGTCTGTACCGCCACTTCGCGGGCAAGGACGCCATGCTGGCGGAGCTGCTGGTGGGCATCAGTGAGCGACTCCTGGACGGCGGACGGCTGCGGGTCGAGGAGGCGGGCACCGGGCCGGAGTCGGTGCTCGCGTCGCTCATCGACGGTCACATCGACTTCGCCCTCGACGACCGCCCCCTGATCACCCTGCACGACCGGGAGCTGGACCGCCTCCGGGACAGTGACCGCAAGCTGGTGCGCCAGCTCCAGCGCCAGTACGTGGAGCTGTGGGTGACCGTGGTCCGCGAGCTCCACCCGGAGGTCGCGGAGTCCGAGGCGCGGGCGGCGGTGCACGCGGTCTTCGGCCTGCTGAACTCCACCCCGCACCTCGGGGCGAACGGTGGCGGGCCCCTCGGCCGCGCGGCGACGGAGGACCTGCTGCGCCGTCTGGCACACGGGGCGCTGGCCTCGCTCGCGGGCTGA
- a CDS encoding phosphatase: MPIPSRAALVDHLVRSRIAGDVATPRDNNLAHYRKLANGDRHFWLGLELGDRWSDEQDVLAVMAERCGVSDDPGHRQGQDTIDPELTVDALERMAARLRKAADAKERVLFATGHPGGLLDVHRATAAALRAAGCEIVRIPGGLIADEGMVFQFADVAMLERGATLWHTHSPAPMAAILDAMAHEGRPLPDLVVADHGWAGCAGQRGLDSIGYADCNDPALFIGEAEGTLQVTVPLDDHVTDPRFYDPMTAYLLDAAGLTHEL, from the coding sequence ATGCCGATACCCAGCCGTGCCGCTCTCGTCGACCACCTCGTCCGTTCACGTATCGCGGGAGACGTCGCCACCCCGCGCGACAACAACCTCGCCCACTACCGCAAGCTCGCCAACGGCGACCGGCACTTCTGGCTCGGCCTGGAGCTCGGGGACCGCTGGAGCGACGAGCAGGACGTGCTGGCCGTCATGGCGGAGCGGTGCGGTGTCAGCGACGACCCCGGACACCGGCAGGGTCAGGACACCATCGACCCCGAGCTGACCGTCGACGCGCTCGAGCGCATGGCCGCCCGGCTGCGCAAGGCGGCCGACGCGAAGGAGCGGGTGCTGTTCGCGACCGGGCACCCCGGCGGACTGCTGGACGTGCACCGCGCCACCGCCGCCGCGCTGCGGGCGGCCGGCTGCGAGATCGTGCGGATCCCGGGCGGTCTGATCGCCGACGAGGGCATGGTCTTCCAGTTCGCCGACGTCGCCATGCTGGAGCGCGGCGCGACCCTGTGGCACACCCACTCGCCGGCCCCGATGGCCGCGATCCTGGACGCCATGGCGCACGAGGGCAGGCCGCTGCCCGATCTCGTGGTCGCCGACCACGGCTGGGCGGGCTGCGCCGGCCAGCGCGGGCTGGACTCCATCGGATACGCGGACTGCAACGACCCGGCGCTGTTCATCGGCGAGGCGGAGGGCACCCTCCAGGTCACCGTCCCCCTCGACGACCACGTGACCGATCCGCGTTTCTACGACCCGATGACGGCGTACCTGCTCGACGCGGCGGGCCTCACCCACGAGCTGTGA